In Actinoplanes derwentensis, the following proteins share a genomic window:
- a CDS encoding sulfite exporter TauE/SafE family protein has protein sequence MTPTEAALLLGGGLIAGTVNSIAGGGSLITFPLLVGIGLPGVAANVSNALSVAPGYAAGAVGSRPDLAGQGRRLLSMIPAAVTGTLCGSSLLLFTPRSVFDLVVPFLLLLAAAMMAFQNRLRALAGHPKDHSPGKAAVLLQVAVFSCGLYGGYFNAAMGVLLIAALALVLDEPLRRVSALKNVFSALVGVTTVLLYSVFGPVNWAVVAVLAPATIIGGYFGARLARRLPSEALRWTIVVFALVVAVVLFVT, from the coding sequence ATGACACCCACGGAGGCCGCCCTCCTGCTCGGCGGCGGACTGATCGCCGGCACCGTCAACTCGATCGCCGGCGGCGGCTCCCTGATCACCTTTCCGCTGTTGGTCGGGATCGGTCTGCCCGGCGTCGCCGCCAACGTCAGCAACGCCCTGTCGGTGGCGCCCGGTTACGCCGCCGGGGCGGTAGGCAGCCGCCCTGACCTGGCCGGACAGGGCCGCCGACTGCTCAGCATGATCCCGGCGGCGGTCACCGGCACGCTGTGCGGCAGCAGTCTTTTGCTGTTCACGCCACGCTCGGTCTTCGACCTGGTCGTACCGTTCCTGCTTCTGCTGGCCGCCGCGATGATGGCGTTCCAGAACAGACTGCGGGCCCTGGCCGGGCACCCCAAGGACCATTCGCCGGGCAAGGCGGCGGTTCTGCTGCAGGTCGCGGTCTTCTCCTGCGGGTTGTACGGCGGGTACTTCAACGCTGCGATGGGCGTACTGCTGATCGCCGCCCTCGCTCTTGTCCTTGATGAGCCGCTGCGCCGGGTGAGCGCGCTGAAGAACGTATTCTCCGCCCTGGTCGGCGTCACCACGGTGCTGCTCTACAGCGTGTTCGGCCCGGTGAACTGGGCGGTCGTCGCGGTGCTCGCCCCGGCGACGATCATCGGTGGCTACTTCGGCGCGCGGCTGGCCCGCCGCCTGCCGTCCGAGGCCCTGCGCTGGACGATCGTGGTGTTCGCCCTGGTCGTCGCGGTGGTCCTGTTCGTCACCTGA
- a CDS encoding TetR/AcrR family transcriptional regulator, with translation MRSDARRNYERILVVASAEVALTGADASLEKIARDAGVGSATLHRHFPTRQALLEAVFHDRVEVLCAQARDLTGTADPGRALIGWLRSVADYGATTRGLAASLLASGATVTADGCEAMLTDAGGTLLRQAQAAGEIRPDIAIIDLLTMVNAVSLATQDGTEAVRLVSLALDGIHPTN, from the coding sequence ATGCGTTCGGACGCGCGCCGCAACTACGAGCGCATCCTGGTCGTGGCCTCCGCCGAAGTGGCCCTGACCGGCGCGGACGCCTCCCTGGAGAAGATCGCCCGCGACGCCGGAGTGGGCTCGGCCACCCTGCACCGCCACTTCCCGACCCGGCAGGCCCTGCTCGAAGCCGTCTTCCACGACCGTGTCGAAGTCCTCTGCGCACAGGCCCGCGACCTCACCGGCACCGCCGATCCCGGCCGGGCGCTGATCGGGTGGCTCCGCTCGGTGGCCGACTACGGCGCGACCACCCGCGGCCTGGCCGCCTCACTGCTGGCCTCCGGCGCCACGGTCACGGCGGACGGATGCGAGGCGATGCTGACCGACGCGGGCGGCACGCTACTGCGGCAGGCGCAGGCGGCCGGCGAGATCCGCCCGGACATCGCCATCATCGACCTGCTGACCATGGTCAACGCGGTGTCGCTGGCCACCCAGGACGGCACCGAAGCGGTCCGCCTGGTCAGTCTCGCCCTGGACGGCATTCACCCCACGAACTAA
- a CDS encoding DUF58 domain-containing protein: MVTHRFALLLAFGLPLPVFLPQPWLIAAAVVAVAIALALLDMALAGPLPGLRLRRDGDRTVWLGGSAQVTLTVANTGPRPVRVNLRDAWVPSAGAGPLFHTLTLPAGDEQPVTTTLTPTRHGDRPAVRVTLRSAGPLGLAYRQRSRRWNTARTPAWNLRVLPRFPSRRILPEKLARLRVVDGSMVTRGRGHGTEFDNLREYVIGDDVRSIDWRATARANDVVVRTWRPERDRRVFCVLDTGRTSSVLIGRVPRLDASIDAALLLSVLAARADDRVDLIALDSTVRTRVEGGGQRTKLNRLIDAMASLEPVLAETDFTLLGREMLRRDRKRALLVIFTALDTAPMIAGLLPLLPRLTARHKVIVAGVRDPDISRLAQLPPDPGADDVHRAAAAQRVLAERDRVRDVLAHAGATVVDADADSFAGKVADVYLLLKASGRL, from the coding sequence ATGGTCACCCACCGTTTCGCGCTGCTGCTCGCGTTCGGCCTGCCGCTGCCGGTGTTCCTGCCGCAACCGTGGCTGATCGCGGCCGCCGTCGTCGCCGTCGCGATCGCGCTCGCCCTGCTCGACATGGCGCTGGCCGGGCCACTTCCCGGCCTTCGGCTGCGCCGCGACGGCGACCGCACGGTCTGGCTGGGCGGCTCGGCGCAGGTGACCCTCACGGTCGCCAACACCGGGCCCCGGCCGGTACGGGTGAACCTGCGTGACGCCTGGGTCCCGTCCGCCGGAGCCGGGCCGCTGTTCCACACGCTCACGCTGCCGGCCGGTGACGAACAGCCCGTCACCACCACCCTCACGCCCACCCGGCACGGCGACCGGCCCGCGGTCCGGGTCACGCTCCGGTCGGCGGGCCCGCTCGGTCTGGCCTACCGGCAACGCTCGCGCCGCTGGAACACCGCCCGCACCCCGGCCTGGAACCTGCGCGTGCTGCCCCGGTTCCCGTCCCGGCGGATCCTGCCGGAGAAACTGGCCCGCCTCCGGGTCGTCGACGGCTCGATGGTCACCCGCGGCCGCGGCCACGGCACCGAATTCGACAATCTTCGCGAATACGTCATCGGCGACGACGTCCGCTCGATCGACTGGCGGGCCACCGCCCGCGCCAACGACGTGGTCGTGCGCACCTGGCGGCCCGAACGCGACCGCCGGGTGTTCTGCGTGCTCGACACCGGGCGCACCTCCTCGGTCCTGATCGGGCGGGTGCCCCGCCTGGACGCGTCCATCGACGCGGCCCTGCTGCTGAGCGTGCTGGCGGCCCGAGCCGACGACCGGGTGGACCTGATCGCCCTGGACAGCACCGTGCGCACCCGCGTCGAAGGCGGCGGGCAGCGCACCAAACTGAACCGCCTGATCGACGCGATGGCCAGCCTGGAACCGGTCCTGGCCGAAACCGACTTCACCCTGCTCGGCCGGGAGATGCTGCGCCGCGACCGCAAACGCGCCCTGCTGGTGATCTTCACAGCCCTCGACACCGCACCGATGATCGCCGGGCTGCTGCCACTGCTGCCCCGGCTCACCGCCCGGCACAAGGTGATCGTCGCCGGAGTCCGCGACCCGGACATCAGCCGCCTCGCCCAGTTACCGCCCGACCCGGGCGCCGACGACGTGCACCGGGCCGCCGCCGCTCAGCGGGTCCTCGCCGAACGCGACCGGGTCCGTGACGTGCTCGCCCACGCCGGCGCGACAGTGGTCGACGCCGACGCCGACAGCTTCGCCGGGAAGGTCGCCGACGTGTACCTGCTACTCAAGGCCTCCGGGCGGCTCTAG
- a CDS encoding MFS transporter yields MAVVDDLLAILIIAVFYTSSLHLLPLLAALVPLGLFAALVQRRVRSPWLLLPLAAGLVHASGIHATVAGVLLGFMVPVLRRDHQDGPGLAEQFEHRRRPGSRCGSSRSSPPVGLAKLYQPDGTVSGMPITASRRWAALGVLSAAVLLLSIDGTVLALAVPSLTESLRPTAEQILWIGDVYSLALAGLLALAGNLADRFGRKRVLLFGAVAFGLVSLLAAFAASADQLIAARLLLGVAGATLLPSTLSLIRNIFTDPAERTRAIAVWSAAFGAGSAAGPMIGGFLLEHFWWGSVFLINVPVMILVVVTGIFLLPESRDPSPGPFDFPSAALSLLTVAPIVYAIKHLVHGELSPMLAVGIVAGVLFVRRQRRLANPMLDVDLFRNPAFSGAVLANLISIFALVGLLFFFSQYLQFARGFSPLQAGLAELPATIASIVVVLLVGIAIRLGRGRAIAVSLAVAAAGLALVAPAADLASYGWIALCLIPVGLGVGLAMTLAGDAVISAAPPRKAGSVSAVTETANELGVVLGIAVLGSLLTATYRSGLNLPATLPEADRAAATDSLGSALQVLDPVLAETAKQSFVAAMQTTSLVAAAFTAIAALVAWRLIPSTEPVAAADEVPSASPHA; encoded by the coding sequence CTGGCCGTGGTCGACGACCTTCTCGCCATTCTGATCATCGCCGTCTTCTACACCAGTTCTCTGCACCTGCTGCCGCTACTGGCGGCGCTGGTCCCGCTCGGGTTGTTCGCGGCCCTGGTGCAACGCCGGGTCCGCTCGCCGTGGCTGCTGCTGCCCCTGGCCGCGGGCCTGGTGCACGCCTCCGGGATCCACGCCACCGTCGCCGGAGTGCTGCTGGGGTTCATGGTGCCGGTGCTGCGCCGCGACCACCAGGATGGGCCCGGGTTGGCGGAGCAGTTCGAGCACCGGCGGCGGCCGGGTTCGCGGTGCGGGTCTTCGCGTTCTTCGCCGCCGGTGGGCCTTGCGAAACTGTACCAACCAGACGGTACAGTTTCGGGCATGCCGATCACCGCCTCCCGCCGCTGGGCCGCCCTGGGTGTGCTGTCCGCCGCGGTTCTGCTGCTGTCGATCGACGGCACCGTGCTCGCCCTGGCGGTGCCGTCGCTGACCGAGAGCCTGCGCCCCACCGCCGAACAGATCCTCTGGATCGGCGACGTCTACTCCCTGGCCCTGGCCGGACTGCTCGCCCTGGCCGGCAACCTCGCCGACCGGTTCGGCCGCAAACGGGTGCTGCTGTTCGGCGCCGTCGCGTTCGGCCTGGTGTCGCTGCTCGCCGCGTTCGCCGCCAGCGCCGACCAGCTGATCGCCGCCCGCCTGCTGCTCGGCGTCGCCGGCGCCACCCTGCTGCCGTCGACACTGTCCCTGATCCGCAACATCTTCACCGACCCGGCCGAACGCACCCGCGCCATCGCCGTCTGGTCGGCCGCGTTCGGCGCCGGTTCCGCGGCCGGCCCGATGATCGGCGGGTTCCTGCTCGAACACTTCTGGTGGGGCTCGGTCTTCCTGATCAACGTGCCCGTGATGATCCTCGTGGTGGTCACCGGCATCTTCCTGCTGCCCGAGTCCCGCGACCCCAGCCCCGGCCCTTTCGACTTCCCGTCCGCCGCACTGTCGCTGCTCACCGTCGCCCCGATCGTCTACGCGATCAAACACCTGGTGCACGGCGAACTCAGCCCGATGCTGGCCGTCGGCATCGTGGCCGGCGTCCTGTTCGTGCGCCGCCAGCGCCGCCTGGCCAACCCGATGCTCGACGTCGACCTGTTTCGCAATCCGGCCTTCTCCGGCGCCGTCCTGGCCAACCTGATCTCCATCTTCGCCCTGGTCGGGCTGCTGTTCTTCTTCTCCCAATACCTGCAGTTCGCCCGCGGCTTCAGCCCTCTGCAAGCCGGCCTCGCCGAACTGCCCGCCACCATCGCCTCGATCGTCGTGGTCCTGCTCGTCGGCATCGCCATCCGGCTCGGCCGGGGCCGCGCGATCGCCGTCTCCCTCGCGGTGGCAGCCGCGGGCCTGGCCCTTGTCGCCCCGGCGGCAGACCTGGCGTCGTACGGGTGGATAGCGCTCTGCCTCATCCCCGTCGGCCTCGGCGTCGGCCTGGCCATGACCCTCGCCGGTGACGCCGTCATCTCCGCCGCCCCACCCCGCAAAGCCGGCTCCGTCTCGGCGGTCACCGAAACCGCCAACGAACTGGGCGTGGTCCTGGGCATCGCGGTCCTGGGCTCACTGCTCACCGCCACCTACCGCTCCGGACTGAACCTGCCCGCCACTCTTCCCGAAGCCGACCGGGCGGCGGCCACCGACTCACTCGGCTCCGCCCTTCAGGTCCTCGACCCGGTCCTGGCCGAGACGGCCAAACAGTCGTTCGTCGCCGCCATGCAGACGACATCACTGGTGGCGGCCGCCTTCACTGCGATCGCGGCCCTGGTGGCGTGGCGCCTGATCCCGTCCACCGAACCCGTCGCCGCCGCCGACGAGGTCCCGAGCGCGTCACCACACGCCTGA
- a CDS encoding tetratricopeptide repeat protein, translating to MSTSWDQRVDAFWDAADDTRPAAMLQEMRVLVDERGDADALYEWASVHDFLGREADAVPLYRQALDAGLGAPRRQQAIVQLGSSLRNIGAPAQAVDLLAKQEPDEVVGDAAQAFLALALHDSGRTGEALQVALRALAKTLPLYGRAVTTYADDLPV from the coding sequence GTGAGTACGTCATGGGACCAGCGGGTCGACGCTTTCTGGGACGCCGCGGACGACACCCGGCCCGCGGCGATGCTGCAGGAGATGCGGGTGCTCGTCGACGAGCGCGGGGACGCGGACGCTCTCTACGAATGGGCGTCGGTGCACGACTTCCTCGGCCGGGAGGCCGACGCGGTTCCGCTCTACCGTCAGGCGCTGGACGCGGGACTGGGTGCGCCGCGGCGGCAGCAGGCGATCGTCCAGCTCGGAAGTTCGCTGCGCAACATCGGCGCACCGGCGCAGGCCGTCGACCTGCTGGCGAAGCAGGAACCGGACGAGGTCGTCGGCGATGCCGCGCAGGCGTTTCTGGCGCTGGCCCTGCACGACAGTGGACGGACCGGCGAGGCGTTGCAGGTCGCGCTGCGGGCACTGGCGAAGACGTTGCCGTTGTACGGGCGGGCGGTCACCACGTACGCCGATGATCTGCCGGTTTAG
- a CDS encoding stage II sporulation protein M encodes MDLDAYVAEHGGEWRRLEVLVSRRRLKPGEADELVLLYQRAATHLSIVRSRTPDAVVLADLSRLVLAGRAAITRGNRMSWRPAADFFVVRLPAALYLTRGWWLTVMVVMVAAVWGLIAYVLDHPSVLTDYYGGRPEEASLIDDFVNYYSEYRAGTFFGRVWVNNAMLAAQCLASGVLILPVFYLLGANLISIGMVGAAMFDAGAGDIYLTYLAPHGFLELTAIFIGGGVGLRIGWSWIAPGPLLTRRESLVHWARHGMVVAVGLVFVLLVAGILEAWVTPSPLPPLVRVGIGAGLWLLFLVYALLWGARAARRP; translated from the coding sequence GTGGATCTGGATGCGTACGTGGCCGAGCACGGCGGCGAGTGGCGGCGCCTGGAGGTGCTGGTGTCGCGGCGGCGGCTGAAGCCGGGCGAGGCCGACGAGCTGGTGCTGCTTTATCAGCGGGCGGCCACTCATCTGTCGATCGTGCGCAGCCGCACGCCGGACGCGGTGGTGCTGGCGGATCTGTCGCGGCTGGTGCTGGCCGGCCGGGCGGCGATCACCCGCGGGAACCGGATGTCGTGGCGGCCGGCCGCGGATTTCTTCGTGGTGCGCCTGCCGGCGGCCCTGTACCTGACGCGCGGCTGGTGGCTGACCGTGATGGTGGTCATGGTGGCGGCGGTGTGGGGGCTGATCGCCTACGTGCTGGATCATCCGAGTGTGCTGACCGACTACTACGGTGGCCGGCCGGAGGAGGCGTCGCTGATCGACGACTTCGTCAACTACTACAGCGAGTACCGGGCGGGTACCTTCTTCGGCCGGGTGTGGGTGAACAACGCGATGCTGGCCGCCCAGTGCCTGGCGTCGGGCGTACTCATCCTGCCGGTGTTCTATCTGCTCGGCGCGAACCTGATCTCGATCGGCATGGTCGGTGCGGCGATGTTCGACGCGGGTGCCGGTGACATCTACCTGACCTATCTGGCGCCGCACGGTTTCCTGGAGCTGACCGCGATCTTCATCGGTGGTGGGGTGGGGTTGCGGATCGGCTGGTCGTGGATCGCGCCGGGGCCGTTGCTGACCCGCCGCGAGTCGCTGGTGCATTGGGCGCGGCACGGCATGGTGGTGGCGGTCGGGCTGGTGTTCGTGCTGCTGGTGGCCGGGATCCTGGAGGCCTGGGTGACGCCGTCGCCGTTGCCGCCGCTGGTCCGGGTCGGTATCGGCGCCGGCCTGTGGCTGCTGTTCCTGGTCTATGCCCTGCTCTGGGGCGCTAGAGCCGCCCGGAGGCCTTGA
- a CDS encoding dienelactone hydrolase family protein, whose amino-acid sequence MHVFSVDGVPAVLWTPAGDDRTGATPLIFIGHGGGQHKQHPAVQYRAERFVAAGFAVVSADIPNHGDRAPDERLNQLAGTVGDIARFQALAAEQTVPEWQAVIDAVHARIGAGPVGYWGVSAGCGLGVPFVAADPRVRAAVLGLGGASANAAVAARITVPVEFLIQWDDERVPREQSLALFDALGSVDKTLHANPGGHSDRLPEHELDSQVRFFTRHLIPTESR is encoded by the coding sequence ATGCACGTCTTCTCTGTTGACGGTGTTCCGGCGGTGCTGTGGACTCCGGCTGGCGACGACCGTACCGGCGCAACGCCGTTGATCTTCATCGGGCACGGCGGTGGCCAGCACAAACAACATCCCGCCGTGCAGTACCGGGCCGAACGGTTCGTGGCGGCCGGGTTCGCCGTCGTGTCGGCTGACATTCCGAACCACGGTGACCGGGCACCCGACGAACGCCTGAACCAGCTCGCCGGCACCGTCGGGGACATCGCTCGTTTCCAGGCGCTCGCGGCTGAGCAGACCGTCCCCGAATGGCAGGCCGTCATCGACGCGGTCCATGCCCGGATCGGTGCCGGGCCGGTCGGCTACTGGGGGGTGTCGGCGGGCTGTGGGCTCGGTGTTCCGTTCGTGGCCGCCGACCCGCGGGTCCGGGCCGCGGTTCTGGGGCTCGGCGGGGCTTCGGCCAACGCCGCGGTCGCCGCGCGGATCACCGTGCCGGTCGAGTTCCTGATCCAGTGGGACGACGAGCGGGTGCCGCGGGAGCAAAGCCTGGCACTGTTCGACGCCCTCGGGTCAGTGGACAAGACACTGCACGCGAACCCGGGCGGACACAGCGATCGGCTTCCCGAACACGAACTGGACAGCCAGGTTCGCTTCTTCACCCGGCACCTGATACCGACAGAATCCCGCTGA
- a CDS encoding TetR/AcrR family transcriptional regulator: MGRTAGRSPADTRRALLDAAGEVIRNRGVNASLDDIARHAGVSKGGLLYHFASKDELIQELVRSLLEAFRADIDSRLDPSDDAPGRLTRAYVRALLAPLDDEVAARKSIALIALLTTIPTVAALVTADTDKLNAELYADGLPRDVMTLVTAAADGVSSAPLWGASVRGPEFRTLEHRLIQLTRQPDLWESIPWS, from the coding sequence ATGGGCAGGACAGCCGGGCGATCACCTGCGGACACCCGCCGGGCGCTGTTGGACGCGGCCGGCGAGGTCATCCGCAACCGGGGCGTCAACGCGTCCCTCGACGACATCGCCCGGCACGCCGGAGTGTCCAAAGGCGGGCTGCTCTACCATTTCGCCAGCAAGGACGAACTGATCCAGGAGTTGGTCCGCAGCCTGCTGGAAGCGTTCCGCGCCGACATCGACAGCCGCCTCGACCCGTCCGACGATGCCCCCGGGCGCCTCACCCGGGCCTACGTGCGCGCCCTGCTCGCCCCGTTGGACGACGAGGTGGCCGCCCGCAAATCGATCGCCCTGATCGCCCTGCTGACCACCATCCCCACGGTCGCCGCCCTGGTCACCGCCGACACCGACAAACTCAACGCCGAGTTGTACGCCGACGGCCTGCCCCGCGACGTGATGACCCTGGTGACCGCGGCCGCCGACGGCGTGTCCAGCGCACCGCTGTGGGGGGCGTCGGTACGCGGCCCGGAATTCCGCACCCTGGAACACCGGCTGATCCAGCTCACCCGCCAGCCGGACCTATGGGAGTCGATCCCCTGGTCCTGA
- a CDS encoding RDD family protein: MLTVRVLTTAEAVEIDVRPARLGSRALALMVDIAIQFMVGGFLYLLYFVILQMLPFEYSTLILPETARLILIAIVVVGYPTVLETATNGRSLGKAVMGLRVIREDGGPIRARHAFTRALIGLAVEWPGLLMPFITWAGSLTTMLASRRGRRLGDLAAGTLVVHERRPVPWNLVPGMPAGLAGWASTADLSAIGDDLAESVRQFAARSHQFAEPHRTNLGQSLFTEVAAKVSPEPPPGTPPWLFLVAVLAERRRRAAAQLAATRTVTQRVLPGFGEIPATSRR, from the coding sequence GTGTTGACTGTGCGGGTGCTCACCACCGCAGAAGCCGTCGAGATCGACGTGCGTCCGGCCCGCCTGGGTTCACGCGCGCTCGCCCTGATGGTCGACATCGCGATCCAGTTCATGGTCGGCGGCTTCCTGTACCTGCTGTACTTCGTGATCCTGCAGATGCTGCCGTTCGAGTACAGCACCCTGATCCTGCCGGAGACCGCCCGGCTGATCCTGATCGCGATCGTGGTCGTCGGCTACCCCACCGTGCTGGAGACCGCCACCAACGGCCGCAGCCTCGGCAAAGCCGTCATGGGCCTGCGCGTCATCCGCGAGGACGGCGGCCCGATCCGCGCCCGGCACGCCTTCACCCGCGCCCTGATCGGCCTGGCCGTCGAATGGCCCGGCCTGCTGATGCCGTTCATCACCTGGGCCGGCAGCCTCACCACGATGCTCGCGTCGCGGCGTGGCCGGCGTCTCGGCGACCTGGCCGCGGGCACCCTGGTCGTGCACGAGCGCCGCCCCGTCCCGTGGAACCTGGTCCCCGGGATGCCGGCCGGCCTCGCGGGCTGGGCGTCCACGGCCGACCTGTCGGCGATCGGCGATGACCTGGCCGAGTCGGTCCGGCAGTTCGCCGCCCGCTCCCACCAGTTCGCCGAACCACACCGCACGAACCTGGGCCAGAGCCTGTTCACCGAGGTCGCCGCGAAAGTCTCCCCGGAACCACCACCCGGCACCCCGCCGTGGCTGTTCCTGGTCGCGGTCCTGGCCGAACGCCGCCGCCGGGCCGCCGCCCAGCTGGCCGCCACCCGCACCGTCACCCAGCGCGTACTACCGGGCTTCGGCGAGATCCCGGCCACGAGCCGGCGCTGA
- a CDS encoding SDR family NAD(P)-dependent oxidoreductase: MSVVLVTGASTGFGRSTVESLAERGHQVFAGFRDVQGRNEKAAQELTAAGVRVVELDVTDQDSADRAIAEVLTRAGRLDVIVNNAGRIFVGPVEAFTAEQVQDQFNVNALGAVRVNRAALPHLRAQGSGALIQIGSIAGRVTVPFSGLYAASKAALAALTEAWHDELAPFGVESVILDAASYPTNIGANATFGQSDPYAASFGAYVAAISTQPVGDPREVVDAVVTLVETPNGERPRRTVVAPVVQFDAVTALNQVAEQTAVTVATAMGVR, from the coding sequence ATGAGTGTGGTTCTGGTGACCGGGGCGAGCACCGGCTTCGGCCGGTCGACGGTGGAGTCGCTGGCCGAGCGGGGACATCAGGTCTTCGCCGGTTTCCGTGACGTGCAAGGACGCAACGAGAAGGCGGCGCAGGAGCTGACCGCGGCGGGGGTACGGGTGGTCGAGCTCGACGTCACCGACCAGGACTCCGCCGACCGTGCGATCGCCGAGGTCCTGACCCGGGCGGGCCGGCTGGACGTGATCGTCAACAACGCCGGCCGGATCTTCGTCGGCCCGGTCGAGGCGTTCACCGCCGAGCAGGTGCAGGACCAGTTCAACGTCAACGCCCTGGGCGCGGTACGGGTGAACCGGGCCGCCCTGCCACACCTGCGCGCCCAGGGCAGTGGCGCGCTGATCCAGATCGGGTCGATCGCGGGCCGGGTGACGGTGCCGTTCAGTGGCCTGTACGCGGCGAGCAAAGCCGCACTGGCCGCCCTGACCGAGGCGTGGCACGACGAGCTGGCGCCGTTCGGGGTGGAGTCGGTGATCCTGGACGCCGCGTCCTACCCCACCAACATCGGTGCCAACGCCACGTTTGGCCAGTCGGACCCGTACGCCGCCAGCTTCGGCGCCTACGTGGCCGCGATCTCCACCCAGCCCGTCGGCGACCCCCGCGAGGTGGTCGACGCAGTGGTCACCCTGGTCGAGACGCCGAACGGTGAGCGCCCCCGCCGTACCGTCGTCGCTCCGGTCGTCCAGTTCGACGCGGTCACGGCACTCAACCAGGTAGCGGAGCAGACAGCCGTCACGGTGGCCACCGCGATGGGCGTCAGGTGA
- a CDS encoding DUF808 domain-containing protein: MSAGLAALLDDVAVLARAAAASLDDVGLAAAKAGSKAAGVVIDDAAVTPQYVRGLAAERELPIVKRIALGSLRNKFLIILPVILLLSQFLPWALTPLLMIGGAYLCYEGAEKVWAKVSGHGAHEEKQAQPDEKTLVSGAIRTDLILSAEIMVISLNDVVDQPFLSRLIILAIVAVAMTVLVYGAVGLIVKMDDVGLRLAEGDNKGVASFGRGLVKAMPKVLTVLTVIGTAAMLWVGGHILLVGADELGLHALYGAVHHLEEAAHHATGALGGLVGWLVNTILSAIAGLIVGALIVLVMTFTFHRKSHAKTEKPAAEAETPKAQETPAAPVAEEPETPQK; this comes from the coding sequence TTGAGCGCTGGACTCGCAGCCTTGCTGGATGACGTGGCGGTTCTGGCGCGGGCCGCTGCGGCATCGCTCGACGACGTCGGATTGGCGGCCGCCAAAGCCGGCTCGAAGGCGGCCGGTGTGGTCATCGACGACGCGGCCGTGACCCCGCAGTACGTGCGGGGCCTGGCGGCCGAACGTGAACTTCCGATCGTCAAGCGCATCGCCCTGGGCTCGTTGCGGAACAAGTTCTTGATCATTCTGCCGGTGATCCTGCTGCTCAGCCAGTTCCTGCCGTGGGCGCTGACACCGCTGCTGATGATCGGTGGCGCCTACCTGTGTTACGAGGGCGCCGAGAAGGTGTGGGCGAAGGTCTCCGGCCACGGCGCGCACGAAGAAAAGCAGGCACAACCGGACGAGAAGACACTGGTCTCCGGCGCGATCCGGACCGACCTGATCCTGTCCGCCGAGATCATGGTCATCTCGCTGAACGACGTGGTCGACCAGCCGTTCCTGAGCCGGCTGATCATCCTGGCGATCGTGGCGGTGGCGATGACCGTGCTGGTCTACGGCGCGGTCGGCCTGATCGTGAAGATGGACGACGTCGGCCTGCGTCTGGCCGAAGGTGACAACAAGGGCGTGGCGAGTTTCGGCCGCGGCCTGGTCAAGGCGATGCCGAAGGTCCTGACCGTGCTGACGGTCATCGGCACCGCGGCGATGCTGTGGGTCGGCGGCCACATCCTGCTGGTCGGCGCCGACGAGCTGGGTCTGCACGCGCTGTACGGGGCGGTGCATCACCTCGAAGAGGCGGCCCACCACGCGACGGGCGCGCTGGGCGGCCTGGTCGGCTGGCTGGTCAACACGATCCTCAGCGCCATCGCGGGCTTGATCGTCGGAGCGCTGATCGTGCTGGTCATGACGTTCACGTTCCACCGCAAGTCCCACGCCAAGACCGAGAAGCCTGCGGCCGAGGCGGAGACGCCGAAGGCTCAGGAGACCCCGGCGGCACCGGTGGCCGAGGAGCCGGAGACACCCCAGAAGTAA